From Apus apus isolate bApuApu2 chromosome 13, bApuApu2.pri.cur, whole genome shotgun sequence, a single genomic window includes:
- the PPARGC1B gene encoding peroxisome proliferator-activated receptor gamma coactivator 1-beta, protein MLGAASAPARRWKMAEPGPDCSSLLDEDLSSFVFSYLADSQYEVSGEEHLYSDFPEIDLSQLDASDFDSASCFSELQWCGEHSETDSSQYSTDDSELFQIIDSENEALLAALTETLDDIQGDDMGLAAFRTMEEGDTLHHAYTSPAPSPKTTAPVTGGPSPAPEFDELSLLKKLLLSPSHVPPSCEAQRDGSARRPGTPKSRPARPCVKVEGSRDRRASIPQAQSRSCTELHRHLTSTTPCSQTKASRAPEECSSSPHHLPPSDSAHHEDDSDSSEDSLSSGDSVTPPCLAENISSSQFSCEGEMHSVVELIRYMHTYCLPPRKLPARDAADAKPQPCSSPFKRAKPDCPSSAPSRLGCAWQAAGGYKKPGASFSILKELLARDLLCDVSKPYRLGKPVYAALALPPSSCSSVPLAQDREDTAGTCTSRAKMAPEKGEPWQSPRAEADTPRELSGLEDDGGKCVGTPGTAVGKVARKQESTIYAVRRSKRLNPELGHWLSFLDEPPPESSIPQEAGDSHHPQDALACPALVGFSAEEPAAEVEVGGTEEGDGGSTALPAELQQLSLSSPGNGEVGNRAETRGCALLEQAETPRCLTLSLAQTDPTFGKRNFEPMLTVELCGTAGLTPPTTPPYKPAEEDLYKPDIPQEPGKEEGTAPSPGGAGDIAASRKVPKKHPERTELFAHLSRAAGRPALPEQQGVLKRPFSRSFGDHDYCQVLKPEAALQRKVLRSWEPPGQVEMEHKRRVPAAHYQRLDLGSKEAGGQMLWKDGVKQLRDQEIRASLTKHFGFLDSALDDEDMVFCKSPEYDTVFEDSCSESGSPVEEEEEEEEEEHSDAKLCLRRNPLSRTSLHYCSRSRSSSGSSCCRSRSPASRRTFRCESGEQCQGRSGHRGQMEKRREKAIGEGRVVYIRNLSSSMSSSELKKRFEVFGEIVECQVLSRTNRGDKYGFITYRYSEHAALSLKNGTSLRKRNEPSFQLSSGGLGHFFWTRYADLDCSSEESSPAPVKSKYETMDFDSLLQEAQLSLHR, encoded by the exons TACGAGGTGTCTGGTGAGGAACACCTCTATTCTGACTTCCCTGAGATTGATTTGTCCCAGCTGGATGCCAGCGACTTTGACTCAGCCAGCTGCTTCAGCGAGCTGCAGTGGTGCGGGGAGCACTCGGAGACCGACTCCAGCCAGTACAGCACTGACGACTCCGAGCTCTTCCAG ATAATAGACAGCGAGAATGAAGCGCTGCTGGCAGCCCTCACCGAGACTTTGGATGATATACAGGGAGATGACATGGGCCTGGCTGCCTTCCGCACTATGGAAGAGGGGGACACGCTCCACCATGCCTACACCTCGcctgccccctcccccaaaaCCACCGCCCCGGTCACGGGGGGGCCGTCCCCGGCCCCCGAGTTTGATGAGCTGTCTCTA CTGAAGAAGTTGCTCCTCTCTCCATCGCACGTGCCTCCAAGCTGTGAGGCTCAGCGGGATGGGAGTGCCCGGCGCCCGGGGACCCCTAAGTCCCGACCCGCACGGCCCTGTGTGAAG GTGGAGGGTTCCCGGGACAGGAGGGCAAGCATCCCGCAGGCACAGAGCCGCAGCTGCACCGAGCTGCACCGGCACCTCACCTCCaccaccccctgctcccagaCCAAAGCTTCCCGGGCACCCGAGGagtgctccagcagcccccaccACCTGCCCCCAAGTGACTCTGCCCACCACGAGGATGACAGTGACTCCAGCGAGGACTCACTGAGCTCTGGTGACTCAGTGACCCCCCCCTGCTTGGCAGAGAATATCTCCAGCAGCCAGTTCTCCTGTGAGGGGGAAATGCACTCAGTGGTGGAGCTCATCCGCTACATGCACACCTACTGCCTGCCGCCGCGGAAGCTGCCTGCCCGCGATGCCGCCGATGCcaagccccagccctgcagcagccccttcAAGAGAGCCAAACCAGACTGTCCCAGCAGTGCCCCGAGCCGGCTGGGCTGCGCTTGGCAAGCGGCAGGGGGCTACAAGAAGCCCGGAGCATCCTTCTCCATCCTGAAGGAGTTGCTGGCACGGGATCTGCTCTGCGATGTGAGCAAGCCATACCGCCTGGGCAAGCCTGTGTATGCCGCCCTGGCCCTGccacccagctcctgctcctctgtgccACTGGCCCAGGACAGGGAGGACACTGCTGGGACCTGCACATCCAGAGCCAAAATGGCACCGGAGAAGGGTGAGCCATGGCAGAGCCCCAGGGCCGAGGCAGACACACCGCGGGAGCTCAGTGGCCTCGAGGACGATGGTGGGAAGTGTGTGGGCACCCCGGGCACAGCTGTGGGGAAGGTGGCCCGTAAACAGGAGAGCACCATTTACGCCGTCCGCCGCTCCAAGAGACTCAACCCTGAGCTCGGTCACTGGCTCTCCTTCCTAGACGAGCCACCCCCCGAGTCCTCCATCCCCCAGGAGGCAGGAGACAGCCATCATCCCCAGGATGCCCTGGCCTGCCCAGCACTGGTCGGCTTCTCTGCCGAAGAGCCCGCAGCTGAAGTGGAGGTGGGGGGCACGGAGGAGGGAGACGGTGggagcacagcactgccagcagagctccagcagctctccctgagCTCCCCGGGGAATGGCGAGGTGGGCAACCGGGCTGAGACCCGGGGCTGTGCCCTCCTGGAGCAAGCAG AAACACCCAGGTGTCTCACGCTGTCCTTGGCACAAAC TGACCCGACCTTTGGGAAGAGAAACTTTGAGCCAATGCTGACTGTGGAGTTGTGTGGGACGGCAG GTCTCACGCCGCCCACTACTCCGCCTTACAAGCCTGCTGAGGAGGACCTGTACAAGCCAGACATCCCCCAGGagccagggaaggaggaggggacagcccccagccccgggggtgCAGGGGACATAGCAGCCTCCCGGAAGGTCCCCAAGAAGCACCCTGAGAGGACAGAGCTCTTCGCCCATCTGAGCCGAGCCGCCGGGCGCCCTGCactccctgagcagcagggtgTGCTCAAGCGGCCCTTCTCCCGCTCCTTTGGGGACCACGACTACTGCCAGGTGCTGAAGCCCGAGGCTGCCCTGCAGAGGAAGGTGCTCAGGTCCTGGGAGCCCCCGGGCCAGGTGGAGATGGAGCACAAGAGGAGGGTCCCGGCTGCCCACTACCAGAGGCTGGACCTCGGCAGCAAGGAGGCAGGAGGCCAGATGTTGTGGAAGGATGGTGTCAAGCAGCTGAGGGACCAGGAGATCAGAGCCAGCTTAACAAAGCACTTCGGCTTTCTGGACAGTGCTCTCGATGATGAGGACATGGTCTTCTGCAAGAGCCCCGAATACGACACTGTCTTTGAAGACAGCTGCAGTGAGAGTGGCTCCcctgtggaggaggaggaggaagaggaggaggaggagcacaGTGATGCCAAGCTGTGCCTGCGGAGAAACCCCCTTTCCAGGACCAGTTTGCATTACTGTTCCCGGAGCAGGTCCAGCTCGGGGTCTTCGTGCTGCCGGTCCCGATCACCTGCAAGCAGGCGGACCTTCAG GTGTGAGAGTGGCGAGCAGTGTCAGGGCAGGAGCGGGCACCGGGGCCAGATGGAGAAGAGACGGGAAAAGGCCATC GGAGAAGGTCGGGTGGTGTATATCAGAAACCTCTCCAGCAGCATGAGCTCCAGTGAACTAAAGAAACGCTTTGAAGTGTTTGGTGAAATCGTGGAGTGTCAGGTCCTGTCCAGGACTAACAG GGGGGATAAATACGGCTTCATCACCTACCGGTATTCGGAGCACGCCGCCTTATCGCTGAAGAATGGCACCTCGCTAAGGAAGAGGAATGAGCCTTCgttccagctcagctctggtggCCTCGGGCACTTCTTCTGGACCAGATATGCTGACTTGG ATTGCAGCTCAGAGGagtcctccccagctccagtgAAAAGCAAGTATGAGACCATGGATTTCGACAGCTTGCTGCAGGAGGCCCAGCTAAGCCTGCATCGGTAA